The Zygosaccharomyces rouxii strain CBS732 chromosome G complete sequence genome contains a region encoding:
- the TIM54 gene encoding Tim22-complex subunit TIM54 (some similarities with uniprot|P47045 Saccharomyces cerevisiae YJL054W TIM54 Translocase Inner Membrane 54kD Translocase for the insertion of proteins into the mitochondrial inner membrane.) — MYVCVLLAFKIENLTKNASHLISSHQYLHRSKDVMANKKPGYTNPAFKAMGIPTLRLPSRNWMIFWTVMTTSIGGIIYDKHQQKQIRNRYREMVEPLAQQHMDIERKPRKITVFIAPPPSDYLDTSLKVWKRYVKPILYWGGLDYELIEEDSQGMIRNEVANRIRELRKQLIELQVPKPSLEKIDNKKKNKKQDLEELEKFDPQQAQKFKKEFDYSKALGVYREWTTPEVVYEDSLAEDPALSGGVICLGRGSYKEYITGLHEGLLGPLEAPPTPEPETKKPEEGETPKEGETLKEGETPKEPTNEEPSEEERSARRKIPPPFIKPDQYSSVEYPSELQGIVRDPKTNCPILPHQSLLVIPIPNLIGFLSIPERIYRFYNKRYFAEEALSATKDLVLKKGIRSFEDPKDLDISKEEELDWPKSWVQRGMERESEWTRELKSDPRVAQQLHVYNERVKDNEQEKE, encoded by the coding sequence atgtatgtatgtgTCTTATTAGCATTCAAAATAGAAAATTTGACGAAAAATgcatctcatctcatctcatctcatcagTATCTACATAGAAGTAAAGACGTTATGGCGAATAAAAAACCTGGGTATACCAACCCTGCCTTTAAGGCAATGGGTATCCCAACGTTAAGATTGCCCTCACGTAATTGGATGATCTTTTGGACAGTTATGACTACATCTATTGGTGGTATAATCTATGATAAACATCAACAGAAACAGATCAGAAATAGGTATAGAGAAATGGTAGAACCATTAGCTCAGCAACATATGGATATTGAGAGGAAACCACGTAAAATTACGGTTTTTAttgcaccaccaccaagtgATTATTTAGATACTTCATTAAAAGTTTGGAAAAGGTACGTCAAACCCATTCTTTACTGGGGTGGATTGGATTACGAATTGATCGAAGAAGATTCCCAGGGGATGATTAGAAACGAAGTGGCTAATAGGATTAGAGAATTGAGGAAGCAGTTGATAGAATTACAAGTTCCTAAACCTtcattggaaaagattgataacaagaaaaaaaataagaagcaagatttggaagagttggaaaaatttgatcctCAGCAAgctcaaaaattcaagaagGAATTTGACTATTCGAAAGCATTAGGCGTTTACCGTGAATGGACTACTCCTGAAGTGGTTTATGAAGATTCTTTGGCGGAAGACCCTGCTCTAAGTGGGGGAGTCATTTGCCTAGGAAGAGGTTCTTACAAGGAATACATTACTGGTCTACATGAAGGTCTTCTAGGTCCTTTAGAGGCACCTCCTACCCCAGAACCTGAGACTAAAAAGCCGGAGGAAGGAGAAACGCCAAAGGAAGGAGAAACACTAAAGGAAGGAGAAACACCAAAGGAGCCCACTAATGAGGAACCctctgaagaagaaagaagtgCGAGACGTAAAATCCCACCACCATTCATCAAACCTGATCAGTACAGTAGTGTAGAATATCCCAGTGAACTGCAAGGCATTGTTAGGGATCCCAAAACTAATTGCCCCATTTTACCGCATCAATCTCTGTTAGTGATCCCAATCCCCAATTTAATCGGATTTCTCAGTATCCCAGAACGTATTTACAGGTTCTACAACAAGAGATATTTTGCTGAAGAGGCTTTAAGTGCAACTAAAGATCTCGTGCTAAAGAAGGGGATCAGGTCATTTGAAGATCCTAAGGATTTAGATATTtctaaagaagaagaattagattgGCCAAAGAGTTGGGTTCAGC
- the LOG1 gene encoding Log1p (similar to uniprot|P47044 Saccharomyces cerevisiae YJL055W Hypothetical ORF) produces the protein MTETRSVCVYCGSSFGNKEKYAGHAEALGKLFHQLGWKLVYGGGTTGLMGQIASATMGPELDGKVLGVIPDALVVRERDSNTEDFNEKIKENVDNHKGSTPLSSAYGETIVVPDMHTRKRMMARESNAFVAMPGGYGTLEEVMECITWSQLGIHAYPVVLYNIDGFFDLLLKHIEHSIEEGFISKKNGEIVQVATTPEEVVEKIANYVVPEGRFSLQWKDEGEHGK, from the coding sequence ATGACGGAAACTCGTTCAGTATGTGTATACTGTGGTTCTAGCTTCGGTAACAAGGAAAAGTATGCTGGTCATGCTGAGGCCCTTGGTAAACTATTCCACCAATTGGGATGGAAGTTGGTCTACGGTGGAGGCACCACGGGTCTCATGGGTCAAATTGCAAGTGCAACAATGGGACCTGAACTAGATGGTAAAGTCCTTGGTGTTATTCCTGATGCATTAGTGGTTAGAGAAAGAGATTCAAACACTGAAGATTTTAAcgaaaagatcaaagaaaatgttgATAACCACAAGGGCTCAACGCCACTTTCTTCAGCTTATGGTGAGACTATAGTGGTTCCCGATATGCATACAAGGAAGAGAATGATGGCCAGAGAAAGCAATGCGTTTGTTGCTATGCCAGGTGGGTATGGTACGTTGGAAGAAGTTATGGAATGTATAACGTGGTCGCAATTGGGGATCCATGCATACCCAGTAGTTCTTTACAATATCGATGGATTCTTTGACCTTTTATTGAAACACATTGAACATTCCATTGAGGAAGGATTCATCAGTAAGAAGaatggtgaaattgttcaagTTGCTACTACACCAGAGGAAGTGGTCGAAAAAATCGCCAACTACGTGGTTCCTGAAGGTAGATTCAGTTTGCAATGGAAGGATGAGGGAGAGCATGGTAAATAG
- a CDS encoding uncharacterized protein (similar to uniprot|Q02895 Saccharomyces cerevisiae YPL088W Putative aryl alcohol dehydrogenase transcription is activated by paralogous transcription factors Yrm1p and Yrr1p along with genes involved in multidrug resistance), with amino-acid sequence MADSHSLQFPVKQVNFGNTSLSISPIVVNCKLIEVKTVDSFQEKDKDELLPMLKYCYDTGLRTFDANEDNGVLLGEFLQNYEIDRKDVVIISKMDIPAPYDLEFLEAKEAKLTEQEGYLRNYIFKSVKELLNGVGTYIDILQIASFDADLPKAELLNALNELVDRSEVLYTSAPPMNISQFTEWQQIADLHHWTKFVSWQLDYNLLHTPEEKQKIEFSKSQGLGLLSWVPSDGGLGGKIVKSIGEPACPQRLSGLMDLKNINTRQQEAYHSLQALSDRKKRPRAAIVAARALSIGCYPIVGCSSVKDVNQAIMAIATHLTPEEFKILELHLD; translated from the coding sequence ATGGCCGATTCGCACTCACTTCAATTTCCGGTGAAGCAGGTTAATTTTGGTAATACTAGTCTTTCCATCTCACCTATAGTAGTTAACTGCAAACTCATTGAAGTAAAGACCGTAGACTCATTTCAAGAGAAGGATAAAGATGAACTTCTTCCCATGTTAAAATACTGTTACGATACAGGGCTTCGTACATTTGATGCGAATGAAGATAATGGGGTATTATTAGGAGAATTTTTACAGAACTATGAAATTGATCGCAAGGATGTTGTTATAATAAGCAAGATGGACATACCTGCACCATACGATTTAGAATTTCTGGAAGCTAAAGAGGCAAAATTGACTGAGCAAGAAGGTTATCTACGCAATtatatcttcaaaagtgtCAAAGAATTACTTAATGGAGTAGGGACGTATATCGATATTTTACAGATTGCCAGTTTTGATGCTGATCTACCCAAGGCGGAACTCTTAAACGCCCTCAATGAATTAGTTGATAGAAGTGAAGTTCTTTACACAAGTGCTCCCCCAATGAATATTTCACAGTTCACCGAATGGCAACAGATTGCagatcttcatcattggACCAAATTTGTCAGCTGGCAATTAGACTACAATTTATTACACACACCAGAAGAGAAGCAGAAGAtagaattttccaagagtCAGGGGCTTGGACTTCTCTCATGGGTCCCCTCGGATGGAGGACTCGGCGggaaaattgttaaaaGTATAGGTGAACCAGCATGTCCGCAACGACTGTCAGGGCTGATGGATCTTAAAAATATAAACACGAGACAACAAGAAGCATACCACTCTTTACAGGCACTTTCAGACAGGAAAAAAAGACCTCGAGCAGCAATAGTGGCGGCTAGGGCTCTAAGTATTGGTTGCTACCCTATCGTCGGATGCAGTTCTGTTAAAGATGTGAACCAAGCTATCATGGCTATCGCTACACATTTAACAccagaagaattcaaaataCTAGAACTTCATCTGGATTGA